DNA sequence from the Pseudoduganella plicata genome:
ACGGAGTTGTTCAGACGGCACCAATAACTAAAACGGCGCTTGCAGGGTGAAATCGATATCAGGCGGCTATGGATGAGCGCATCTTGCGCCAACGTCGGCGAAGTGGCGTTGATTTGCACTTGGGCCGACCGACAAGCGGCCTGACCACTTATATTTCTGGCTGACCAGTGACGCGTTAACGCAACAACTGGCCGGACCAGAGGCGCGCCGCCGTCCGGCACGCACCAGTCCGGCCCCGGATCAGGCCGCCACGACTCCGGCCCCGGCGGCGGCCCGGCAGACATAGATCGTCGCCAGCTGGCCTTCCGGCCCGCGGTACGTCTGTTCGACGGCCGCGCTGACGTCGGCCACCTGCTCCTCCGGCACCAGCGCCACGACGCAGCCGCCAAAGCCGCCGCCCGTCATGCGCACGCCGCCGGACTGCTTGACGACGCCCTTGACGATATCGACCAGCTGGTCGATCAGCGGCACGGTGATTTCGAAGTCGTCGCGCATCGACACGTGCGACGCTTCCATCAGCTCGCCCATACGCGCCAGGTCGCCTGCGGCCAGCGCCTGGCCGGCCGCCTCGACGCGGGCATTTTCCGTCACGACGTGGCGCGCGCGGCGCAACGTCAGCGGATCGAGCTCGCCGCCGCGTGCTTCCAGCATTGCCGCATCGACGTCGCGCAGCGCCTTGACGCCGAAGTGGCGCGCCGCTTCCTCGCACTGGCGGCGGCGCGTGTTGTATTCGCTGTCCACCAGCCCGCGCTCGACGTGCGAGTGGAAGATCATGATGGCCGCGCCGGAGGGAATCGGTACCAGCTGCGTTTCCAGCGAACGGCAGTCGATCAGCAGCGCATGGCCTTCCACGCCGGAGGCGGAAATGATCTGGTCCATATTGCCGCACTTGGTGCCGACGAAATCGTTCTCGGCCTGCTGCGCGATCAGCGCCATGTCGATGGGGCTGAGCGACTCGAAACCTGGCAACGTGGCGAACACGCGGCAGACGGCGACCGACAGCGATGCGGACGACGACAGGCCGGCACCTTGCGGCACGTCGCCCGAAATCACCATATCCAGGCCGCGCATCGGCAGGCCGCGCTTGACCAGCACGTCGATCACAGCGCGCACGTAATTGGCCCACATCGGGTCGTCGCGGCGCTCGATGGGCGCGTCCAGCGAGAACTCGTCCGTCGCGTTGGCATAGTCGGCGGCGACGATGCGCATGACGCGGTCGTCGCGCTCGCGCGCGGCGATCACGGTGCGGTAGTCGATCGCGCAGGGCAGTACGAGACCGTCGTTGTAGTCGGTATGCTCGCCGATCAGGTTGACACGGCCGGGGGCCTGCACCACCAGGGCTGGCGCCGTACCGAACTTGTCGGAAAACGCCGAGCGGGTGTGCTCGATAAGGGGAGATTCGCTCATCTTGTTATTGCTTGTCGTTGGATTGAAGGTAGTGGACTTCCGGCAGCGCGCGCAGCTGGGCGGCCGCCTGTTCCGGCGTCAGGTCGCGCTGCGCCTCGGCCAGCATTTCGTAGCCGACCATGAACTTGCGCACCGATGCCGAACGCAGCAGCGGCGGGAAGAAATGGGCATGCAGCTGCCAGGCCTCGGACGCTTCGTCCAGGTAGGGCGCGCCGTGCCAGCCCATCGAATATGGGAACGACGTCTTGAACAGGTTGTCGTAACGGGTCGTCAGGCGCTTCAGCGCGATAGCCAGGTCGGCCCGTTGCGGCTGCGTCAGTTCTTCCAGACGGCGCACGGGGAAGCGCGGCAGCAGCATTGTCTCGAACGGCCAGCTGGCCCAGTACGGCACGACGGCCAGCCAGAACTGCGTCTCGACTACAACGCGTTCGCCCGCCTGCGCTTCGCGCTCGACGTAATCGAGCAGGAGCGAGCGGCCGTGCCTGGCGTGATATGCCGTCTGCTCGCGGTGTTCCGCAGCGGGCAGGTTGGGCAGGAAGCTGTTGGCCCAGATCTGGCCGTGCGGGTGCGGATTGGAGCAGCCCATCGCGGCTCCCTTGTTTTCAAACACCTGGACCCAGCGGTAGGTACGGCCCAGGTCCGCGGCCTGCTCGCACCACGTATCGACGACCTGTTCGATGGCCTCGGCCGACAGTTGAGGCAGCGTGGCGCTGTGGTCCGGCGAGAAGCAGATGACGCGGCTGGTGCCGCGCACGCTCATCGTCTGGAACAGCGGATCGGCGTCGGGCGCCGCCTCCGGCGTGTCCGGTTTCAGGGCGGCGAAGTCGTTTTCAAAAACGAAGGTGCCCGTGTACTCGGGATTCTTTTCACCATTGACGCGGGTATTGCCGGCACAGAGGTAGCAGGACGGGTCGTGCGACGGGCGCGCGGAATTGTCCGGCGCTTCCTGCTGGCCTTGCCACGGGCGCTTGGCGCGATGCGGCGATACGAGGACCCACTCGCCCGTCAACGGATTGTGACGGCGATGGGGATCGTCTGAAGGGTTGAACATGGATTTCCTTACAAAACAATAAAACACTGGCGACAGGTCATGCCGCCAGTCTAACCAAAACTGCGCCGTGGGTCGCACGGCAGGGCAACCGTGTTACCAGAGGGTGCCGTAGATGATGGCCAGCAGCACGCAGATGATGCCCGAGCCCAATGCGAACGAGGGCTCGACGCGGAACAGCGTCCGGTCGATGATCATGCGCTTGGCGGAGCCATCCTGGCGGCCGAGCTTGCTGATCAGCACCATGCCGGCCACGACCACGCAGAAAACGATGAACATGCGGTCCACGAACGGGATCTCGTAGACGCCGGCGCCGTTGTCGACGGCAAAGCCGATCGGTGCCAGGAACGACAGGTCCATCATGCCGGGCAGGAATTTCAGGATGATCGAGAACACCAGGCCGCCAACGGTGGCGAACATGGCGGCCGGCGCCGTTGTCTCCTTCCAGAAGAAGCCCAGCAGGAACATCGCCAGGATGCCCGGCGACACGAAGCCGGTATATTCCTGGATGTACTGGAAGCCGCCCTTCTTGTCGATGCCCAGGAACGGCGCGATCAGCACTGCCAGCGCGATGGCGGCGACGACGCAGATGCGGCCGACCCACACCATGCGCTGCTCGCTTGCCTCGCGGTTGAAGTGCTGCTTGTAGATATCGAGCGTGAAGATCGTCGCG
Encoded proteins:
- the galK gene encoding galactokinase; protein product: MSESPLIEHTRSAFSDKFGTAPALVVQAPGRVNLIGEHTDYNDGLVLPCAIDYRTVIAARERDDRVMRIVAADYANATDEFSLDAPIERRDDPMWANYVRAVIDVLVKRGLPMRGLDMVISGDVPQGAGLSSSASLSVAVCRVFATLPGFESLSPIDMALIAQQAENDFVGTKCGNMDQIISASGVEGHALLIDCRSLETQLVPIPSGAAIMIFHSHVERGLVDSEYNTRRRQCEEAARHFGVKALRDVDAAMLEARGGELDPLTLRRARHVVTENARVEAAGQALAAGDLARMGELMEASHVSMRDDFEITVPLIDQLVDIVKGVVKQSGGVRMTGGGFGGCVVALVPEEQVADVSAAVEQTYRGPEGQLATIYVCRAAAGAGVVAA
- a CDS encoding UDP-glucose--hexose-1-phosphate uridylyltransferase, which codes for MFNPSDDPHRRHNPLTGEWVLVSPHRAKRPWQGQQEAPDNSARPSHDPSCYLCAGNTRVNGEKNPEYTGTFVFENDFAALKPDTPEAAPDADPLFQTMSVRGTSRVICFSPDHSATLPQLSAEAIEQVVDTWCEQAADLGRTYRWVQVFENKGAAMGCSNPHPHGQIWANSFLPNLPAAEHREQTAYHARHGRSLLLDYVEREAQAGERVVVETQFWLAVVPYWASWPFETMLLPRFPVRRLEELTQPQRADLAIALKRLTTRYDNLFKTSFPYSMGWHGAPYLDEASEAWQLHAHFFPPLLRSASVRKFMVGYEMLAEAQRDLTPEQAAAQLRALPEVHYLQSNDKQ